In one Pseudoclavibacter sp. Marseille-Q3772 genomic region, the following are encoded:
- a CDS encoding PaaI family thioesterase, giving the protein MTDRTLQASPVIPAEVNGLQIPDQDAITGGIGIGALATVMGIRLVELSPERAIAVMPAEGNEQPVGLLHGGAYCVLGESLGSMAAAAHAVQLFGPGAHAVGVDINATHTKAVRSGWVTGECKALHLGRSITVHEITISDADGNRCSTLRITNMVRRPQTA; this is encoded by the coding sequence ATGACTGACCGTACGCTACAGGCTTCACCCGTGATCCCTGCCGAGGTCAATGGATTACAGATTCCCGATCAGGATGCGATCACCGGCGGTATCGGGATCGGCGCGCTGGCGACCGTCATGGGCATCCGGTTAGTGGAGCTCTCCCCCGAACGCGCAATTGCCGTCATGCCGGCGGAAGGGAACGAGCAGCCAGTTGGGTTACTGCACGGCGGCGCATACTGCGTTCTGGGCGAATCGCTCGGCTCGATGGCCGCGGCAGCGCACGCAGTTCAGCTATTTGGCCCCGGGGCACACGCGGTTGGCGTTGATATCAATGCCACGCACACGAAAGCAGTGCGATCAGGCTGGGTGACCGGTGAGTGCAAAGCACTGCACCTGGGGCGTTCAATCACGGTGCACGAGATCACAATTTCGGATGCGGATGGTAACCGTTGTTCGACGCTGCGAATCACGAACATGGTTCGCCGCCCGCAAACAGCGTAA
- a CDS encoding response regulator — MVTENATPTTPRRVVVAEDESLIRLDIVETLRDNGFDVIGEAGDGETAVALAKKLRPDVVVMDIKMPKMDGITAAGQINEQNIAPVVLLTAFSQKELVEKAGEAGALAYVVKPFNQNDLIPAIEIAVVRHQQIIALENEVADLAERFETRKLVDRAKGLLIERMGLSEPEAFRWIQKASMNRRLTMQEVAQAVVDQLATKRSASDDDKK, encoded by the coding sequence ATGGTGACTGAAAACGCTACACCAACAACGCCACGCCGAGTGGTCGTCGCCGAAGACGAGTCACTCATCCGCCTCGACATCGTTGAAACCCTCCGGGACAACGGATTCGACGTTATCGGTGAAGCTGGCGACGGAGAAACCGCCGTTGCGCTCGCCAAGAAGCTCCGTCCGGACGTCGTTGTCATGGACATCAAGATGCCCAAGATGGACGGAATCACCGCAGCTGGGCAGATCAACGAACAAAACATCGCCCCCGTCGTACTCCTCACCGCGTTCAGCCAGAAAGAGCTCGTGGAGAAAGCCGGAGAAGCTGGCGCCCTCGCCTACGTGGTCAAGCCGTTCAACCAGAACGACCTCATCCCTGCCATCGAAATCGCCGTCGTACGTCACCAACAGATCATCGCCCTCGAAAACGAAGTCGCTGACCTCGCCGAGCGGTTCGAAACCCGTAAGCTGGTCGACCGCGCCAAGGGGCTGCTGATCGAGAGAATGGGGCTGAGCGAACCGGAAGCTTTCCGCTGGATTCAGAAGGCATCGATGAACCGTCGGCTGACGATGCAGGAGGTCGCCCAAGCGGTTGTCGATCAGCTTGCAACGAAACGCAGCGCCTCGGACGACGACAAGAAATAG
- a CDS encoding ABC transporter ATP-binding protein, with translation MISLDSVAKRFGNQLVVNDVSLTIPPGGITSIVGANGAGKSTLLSLISRLEPMNAGVITVDGLDVSQTKSEVLAKRLAILRQENHVTIRLTVRDLVAFGRFPHTQGRLTDHDQEHIDQALAFLGLTELQDRFVDELSGGQRQRAFVAMVICQDTDYVLLDEPLNNLDMRHSVLMMQHLRRIASELGKTIVIVIHDINFASVYSDSIIAMRDGEVVTQGSPEEVMNSRTLAEIYDMYIPIHEIEGRRIGMYFWAPEMPIRREVEAAQSQADPRR, from the coding sequence GTGATCTCGCTTGATTCCGTTGCCAAACGCTTCGGCAACCAGCTCGTTGTGAACGATGTTTCGCTCACCATCCCGCCGGGCGGAATCACCTCAATCGTCGGTGCTAACGGTGCCGGTAAGTCAACGCTGCTTTCATTGATCAGCCGGCTCGAACCGATGAACGCCGGTGTGATCACGGTCGACGGGCTCGACGTGTCGCAGACCAAGAGCGAAGTGCTCGCGAAGCGATTGGCAATCCTGCGGCAAGAAAACCACGTGACGATCCGGCTAACCGTGCGCGATCTCGTTGCTTTCGGCCGATTTCCGCACACACAAGGACGTCTCACCGACCACGACCAAGAACACATTGACCAGGCACTCGCATTCCTGGGCCTAACGGAACTTCAGGATCGCTTCGTCGATGAACTCTCCGGCGGACAGCGGCAGCGCGCTTTCGTCGCGATGGTGATTTGCCAGGACACGGACTACGTGCTGCTCGATGAACCGCTGAATAATCTCGATATGCGTCACTCAGTCTTGATGATGCAGCACCTGCGGCGCATCGCGAGCGAACTGGGTAAAACCATCGTGATCGTGATTCACGACATCAATTTCGCTTCGGTGTACTCGGATTCGATCATCGCGATGCGGGATGGGGAAGTGGTCACGCAGGGTTCGCCGGAAGAAGTCATGAACTCGCGCACGCTGGCAGAAATCTACGATATGTACATCCCGATTCACGAGATTGAAGGACGTCGAATCGGTATGTATTTCTGGGCGCCGGAGATGCCGATCCGTCGCGAAGTTGAGGCAGCGCAATCACAGGCTGATCCTCGTCGCTGA
- a CDS encoding EI24 domain-containing protein yields the protein MQACSRGFRAWKTHPKIMLVAAVPVGIVTVCYTAAIVWLLLHSANIVASLLPFLADWEQPWRGLGTILATVGLIVIGGIIAAFTFSAVVLFIAGPFLDHISSRIERELGGVAHPGVNEPFLREFFRSVGDSLRLIGLGLAVSVIVFLCGLVPIIGTIAGLTIGAVIGGFALAVEFTGTAASARGIRFQERKQLLRAHRSRTIGFGACTYLVFLLPLGAVIAAPAAAVGATLLLRSMVNEPLVSDRFAP from the coding sequence GTGCAAGCATGCTCGCGCGGGTTTCGCGCGTGGAAAACCCACCCGAAGATCATGCTCGTGGCGGCTGTGCCGGTTGGCATCGTCACTGTCTGCTACACCGCTGCAATCGTGTGGTTGCTGCTGCACAGCGCCAATATCGTTGCCTCGCTGCTGCCGTTCCTCGCGGATTGGGAACAACCGTGGCGTGGTCTCGGAACGATCCTTGCCACGGTCGGCCTCATTGTCATCGGCGGGATAATCGCCGCATTTACCTTCAGCGCGGTCGTGCTGTTCATCGCCGGACCGTTCCTCGACCACATCTCCAGCCGAATCGAACGCGAACTCGGTGGGGTAGCGCATCCTGGGGTGAACGAGCCGTTCCTTCGTGAGTTCTTCCGGTCTGTTGGCGACTCACTGCGGCTGATCGGACTCGGTTTGGCGGTATCCGTCATCGTGTTCCTTTGCGGTCTGGTGCCAATAATCGGGACAATCGCCGGATTGACTATCGGCGCGGTGATCGGCGGATTCGCGCTCGCCGTTGAGTTCACGGGAACTGCGGCTTCAGCGCGCGGGATTCGATTTCAAGAACGCAAGCAGTTATTACGCGCCCACCGCTCCCGGACAATCGGCTTTGGTGCCTGCACCTATCTGGTGTTTCTTCTCCCGCTCGGCGCGGTCATCGCGGCGCCAGCTGCGGCAGTCGGGGCAACACTTCTGCTGCGCAGCATGGTGAACGAACCGCTGGTGTCGGACCGGTTTGCGCCATAA
- the polA gene encoding DNA polymerase I, with the protein MVIDGHSLAFRAFYALPTDSFVTAQGQHTNAIHGFIAMLLSLLKDHNPSHIAVAFDAGSTSFRTREYPDYKAGRAETPPEFRGQIDLLKEALSAMGITWMEKADFEADDILATLAYEGEQNGFDVLLVSGDRDAIQLVNEETTLLYPSVQGVSKLTRYTPQAVYEKYGVYPHQYSDLAAMVGEKADNLPGVPKVGPKTAAKWIAQFGGLQEILERDEELTGKVGESFREHRDNAIRNRKLNELKRDVELEAGPSELDIRPIDVEAVREIFTRLQFRSLQDRVLKLASERDGAVATSGSDSTFDAVQVLTNPSASQLEQFLTEAANASVELGVAMQFHEGALVELAIAGQDAVAVVSDTVDSAALQWLAGDTPKWWFDAKPDLKRALAAGIAIGGPCYDGQIAAFLDNPASPPKRLSELAQRYLGEMMPEDTGDTLDIAVAEDAPSPLAIQAWYQRRAGIAAVQQLPEETREVFFDIEVPLVPVLARMEHTGICIDRALLQSLASEQSRQVAVYAQEAFDAIGGEQINLASPKQLQRVLFETLDMPKTRRTKTGYSTDAASLEELELKSPHPFLGALRHHRDASKLGQMIETLVKAVGEDDRIHTTYLQTGAATGRLASTDPNLQNIPIRSEEGQRIRGAFIATPGFDGLLTADYSQIEMRIMAHLSGDESLIEAFNSGEDTHRFVGSKVFGVAPEDVTPAMRAKVKAMSYGLVYGLSAFGLSKQLGVEVAEAKSLMAGYFERFGKVRDYLRNSVETARETGYTQTIFGRRRPFPDLNSTNRLARQNAERAALNAPIQGSAADIMKLATIRVDERMRQAECQSNLLLQVHDELVFEVAPGEYELLEQIVREEMASAATLRVPLDVSVGRGENWQQAGH; encoded by the coding sequence ATGGTGATTGACGGGCATTCGCTCGCATTCCGTGCCTTCTATGCGCTGCCGACGGACAGCTTCGTAACCGCACAGGGCCAACACACCAACGCCATTCACGGCTTCATCGCCATGCTGCTGTCACTGCTCAAAGACCACAACCCGAGCCACATCGCGGTAGCCTTTGACGCCGGTTCAACATCGTTCCGAACGCGCGAGTACCCAGACTACAAGGCGGGACGTGCAGAAACCCCACCGGAGTTCCGCGGCCAGATCGACCTGTTGAAAGAAGCACTGTCGGCGATGGGGATCACCTGGATGGAGAAGGCCGACTTCGAAGCCGATGACATCCTCGCAACTCTCGCATACGAGGGCGAACAGAACGGCTTTGATGTCCTGCTCGTATCCGGCGACCGGGATGCAATTCAGCTTGTCAACGAAGAAACCACCCTGCTGTACCCGTCGGTCCAGGGCGTATCAAAACTGACCCGCTACACGCCGCAGGCCGTATATGAAAAATACGGCGTCTATCCGCACCAGTACTCGGATCTCGCCGCGATGGTTGGTGAGAAAGCTGACAACCTACCGGGCGTACCGAAGGTGGGGCCGAAAACGGCCGCGAAGTGGATCGCGCAATTCGGCGGTTTGCAGGAGATCCTAGAGCGCGACGAGGAACTCACTGGAAAAGTCGGAGAATCGTTCCGCGAACACCGAGACAACGCTATTCGTAACCGCAAGCTCAACGAACTGAAACGTGATGTTGAGCTGGAGGCGGGGCCGAGCGAACTCGATATCCGGCCGATCGACGTGGAAGCGGTGCGCGAAATCTTCACGCGGCTGCAATTCCGTTCCCTGCAGGACCGCGTCCTGAAGCTCGCATCCGAACGCGACGGAGCAGTCGCCACCTCGGGCAGCGACTCGACATTCGACGCAGTCCAAGTGCTTACGAACCCCTCGGCATCGCAGCTGGAGCAGTTCTTGACGGAGGCCGCGAACGCGTCGGTCGAGCTCGGTGTTGCCATGCAGTTCCACGAGGGAGCTCTAGTCGAGCTCGCCATTGCCGGGCAGGATGCGGTGGCCGTTGTGAGCGACACGGTCGACTCCGCTGCACTCCAGTGGTTGGCAGGCGACACACCCAAGTGGTGGTTTGATGCCAAGCCCGACCTCAAACGTGCACTGGCCGCAGGAATCGCGATCGGTGGCCCATGCTACGACGGCCAGATCGCGGCGTTCCTCGACAACCCGGCATCGCCGCCCAAACGACTCAGCGAACTTGCGCAGCGCTATCTCGGCGAGATGATGCCGGAGGACACCGGTGACACGCTCGATATTGCAGTGGCCGAGGATGCGCCCTCGCCGCTGGCAATTCAGGCTTGGTATCAGCGTCGGGCCGGCATCGCTGCCGTGCAGCAGCTGCCGGAAGAAACCCGCGAGGTATTTTTCGATATCGAAGTGCCGCTGGTGCCGGTGCTCGCGCGGATGGAGCACACCGGAATCTGCATCGATCGAGCGCTACTGCAATCGCTCGCCAGTGAACAGTCGCGACAGGTCGCGGTGTACGCGCAAGAGGCGTTTGACGCGATTGGTGGCGAGCAGATCAATCTCGCCTCACCAAAACAATTGCAGCGGGTGCTGTTTGAAACGCTCGATATGCCGAAAACCCGGCGCACCAAGACCGGGTACTCGACCGACGCGGCATCGCTCGAAGAGCTGGAACTCAAATCCCCGCATCCCTTCCTCGGAGCGCTCCGCCATCACCGTGACGCCAGTAAGCTCGGCCAAATGATCGAGACCCTGGTCAAGGCCGTGGGCGAAGACGACCGTATCCACACCACATACCTGCAGACGGGCGCGGCTACCGGCCGGCTGGCATCCACCGACCCAAACCTGCAAAACATTCCTATCCGCTCTGAGGAGGGGCAACGAATCCGCGGTGCATTTATCGCCACCCCGGGATTCGACGGACTGCTCACTGCCGACTATTCGCAGATCGAAATGCGCATCATGGCCCACCTCTCCGGCGATGAATCGCTGATCGAGGCATTCAACAGCGGTGAGGATACCCACCGGTTTGTTGGCTCCAAAGTGTTCGGTGTGGCACCTGAAGACGTCACCCCAGCCATGCGAGCCAAGGTCAAGGCGATGTCGTACGGTCTCGTCTACGGACTGAGCGCATTCGGTCTATCGAAACAACTGGGTGTGGAGGTCGCCGAAGCCAAATCGCTCATGGCCGGCTATTTCGAACGCTTCGGCAAGGTGCGCGACTACCTTCGAAACAGTGTGGAGACCGCGAGAGAAACCGGGTACACACAAACCATATTTGGGCGGCGTAGGCCATTTCCAGACCTGAACTCCACTAATCGCTTGGCGCGACAGAACGCCGAACGCGCGGCACTGAACGCGCCCATTCAGGGTTCGGCAGCCGACATCATGAAGCTCGCCACCATTCGAGTGGATGAACGGATGCGGCAGGCTGAGTGTCAGTCGAATCTGCTGCTTCAGGTGCACGACGAGCTGGTCTTTGAAGTGGCGCCGGGGGAGTACGAGCTGCTCGAACAGATTGTGCGCGAGGAGATGGCGTCGGCCGCCACCCTGCGAGTACCGCTGGACGTGTCCGTCGGTCGCGGGGAGAACTGGCAGCAAGCCGGTCACTAG
- a CDS encoding iron chelate uptake ABC transporter family permease subunit, producing MTFRALRSRWGLVLLACLTVAAGVISLFIGAGGAVGSSADGSVGYFWESRVPRTVALILAGAAMALSGMIMQMLARNRFAEPSTAGTVDSATLGVVCILIFLPETSVAGKMLAGTVAGLIGTGIFLLILRRMPRQDPVMVPLVGIMLGGVIGAVSTFLAYQADILQALTGLQTANFSAMIQGRYELMWLAGILTIIAFIAADRFTVAGLGDDFTTNLGLNYGRILTLGIIIVAMNTALVVVHVGAVPFLGLIVPNLVAIALGDNVRRTAPWVALLGSLLLVVSDIVGRTINWPFEVPVGLIMSVLGAAIFLAFLLRPERTGANR from the coding sequence GTGACTTTCCGCGCCCTTCGCTCGCGCTGGGGGCTCGTCCTCCTCGCGTGCCTTACCGTGGCCGCCGGCGTCATCAGCCTGTTTATCGGAGCTGGTGGCGCCGTCGGCTCGTCTGCCGACGGCTCGGTCGGGTACTTCTGGGAAAGCCGAGTGCCGCGAACCGTGGCGCTGATTCTCGCCGGTGCTGCCATGGCGCTCAGCGGCATGATCATGCAGATGCTCGCACGCAATCGCTTCGCGGAACCATCCACCGCCGGAACCGTTGACTCGGCAACGCTCGGGGTAGTCTGCATCCTCATCTTCCTGCCCGAAACATCGGTAGCCGGCAAAATGCTCGCCGGTACCGTCGCCGGACTTATCGGCACGGGAATATTCCTGCTCATTTTGCGGCGGATGCCTCGACAAGACCCGGTCATGGTGCCCCTGGTTGGCATCATGCTCGGCGGCGTCATTGGTGCCGTGTCAACCTTTCTCGCGTACCAGGCCGATATCTTGCAGGCACTGACCGGACTGCAGACGGCAAATTTCAGCGCCATGATCCAAGGCCGCTACGAGCTCATGTGGCTCGCCGGAATCCTCACCATCATCGCGTTCATCGCCGCCGACCGATTCACCGTCGCCGGGCTCGGCGACGACTTCACCACCAACCTGGGGTTGAACTACGGCAGAATCCTCACCCTGGGAATCATCATCGTCGCGATGAACACGGCGCTGGTGGTTGTGCACGTCGGCGCCGTACCGTTCCTAGGGCTCATCGTGCCGAACCTGGTCGCCATTGCTCTCGGGGATAATGTGCGTCGTACCGCGCCGTGGGTGGCGCTGCTCGGATCACTGCTGTTAGTAGTGAGCGATATCGTCGGGCGCACCATCAACTGGCCGTTCGAGGTTCCCGTCGGGCTAATTATGTCGGTACTTGGTGCCGCAATCTTCCTTGCATTTTTGCTCCGGCCAGAACGAACGGGAGCGAACCGATGA
- the pyk gene encoding pyruvate kinase, translating to MSRRAKIVATLGPAVSSPEGIRGLITAGVDVARFNLSHGDHTVHSNNYRMVREISEQLGKSVAVLVDLQGPKIRLGKFDDGAPYELQEGETFRITTDDIVGTREIVGTTHKGLPGDVSVGDPILIDDGRVALRATEVTATTVTARVEVAGPVSNNKGINLPGVAVNVPALSEKDEEDLRFALRIGADLIALSFVRGPEDIHRVHQIMDEEGVHLPVIAKIEKPQAVQRLSEIVDAFDGIMVARGDLGVELPLEQVPIVQKKAIELARRRAKPVIVATQVLESMISNPRPTRAEASDCANAVLDGTDAVMLSGETSVGQYPIVTVETMARIIESTETHGLSRIPPIGTNPFTQGGVITLAATEVGEFLGAKYYCVFTESGDSVRRMSRLRPQIPVLGFTPRESIRRRMNLYWGVEGVLVERKTHTDELFVQVDDYLLSTGKAQRGDKVIVVAGSPPGVPGSTNDLRVHRVGDAQDALAPAYQGRHLRDA from the coding sequence ATGTCTCGACGAGCGAAAATCGTCGCAACACTTGGACCGGCGGTCTCGTCTCCGGAAGGAATTCGGGGACTGATTACTGCCGGCGTCGATGTCGCGCGCTTCAACCTGAGCCACGGCGACCACACGGTGCACTCAAACAACTACCGCATGGTCCGGGAAATTTCCGAACAGCTCGGTAAATCAGTTGCTGTCTTGGTTGACCTTCAGGGCCCGAAGATCCGCTTGGGCAAGTTTGACGACGGCGCACCGTACGAACTGCAAGAAGGTGAAACCTTCCGCATCACCACGGATGACATTGTCGGTACCCGTGAAATCGTCGGCACTACGCACAAGGGGTTGCCCGGCGATGTTTCGGTTGGTGATCCGATCCTGATCGATGACGGTCGTGTCGCGCTGCGTGCCACGGAAGTAACCGCCACTACGGTGACCGCGAGGGTTGAGGTCGCAGGTCCGGTTTCGAACAACAAGGGCATCAACCTCCCCGGTGTGGCAGTGAACGTACCGGCCTTGAGCGAAAAGGATGAGGAAGATCTGCGCTTTGCCCTGCGTATTGGCGCCGACCTCATTGCGCTCTCCTTTGTTCGTGGCCCTGAGGACATCCACCGGGTGCACCAGATCATGGACGAAGAGGGCGTGCACCTACCGGTGATTGCAAAGATCGAGAAGCCGCAGGCGGTGCAGCGGTTGAGCGAGATCGTTGATGCGTTCGATGGCATCATGGTCGCTCGTGGCGATCTTGGTGTTGAGCTCCCGCTGGAGCAGGTGCCGATCGTGCAGAAGAAGGCGATCGAGTTGGCGCGCCGTCGGGCAAAGCCGGTGATTGTGGCAACCCAGGTGCTGGAGTCGATGATCTCCAACCCTCGCCCCACCCGCGCTGAGGCATCCGACTGTGCCAATGCGGTGCTCGACGGTACGGATGCGGTCATGCTCTCCGGCGAGACGAGCGTCGGTCAGTATCCGATCGTGACCGTGGAGACCATGGCGCGCATTATTGAATCGACCGAGACCCACGGGCTCAGCCGCATCCCTCCCATCGGTACGAACCCATTCACTCAGGGCGGCGTGATTACCCTCGCGGCGACCGAGGTGGGCGAGTTCTTGGGTGCGAAGTACTATTGCGTGTTTACCGAATCGGGCGATTCGGTTCGACGGATGTCGCGCCTGCGCCCGCAGATTCCCGTACTCGGCTTTACTCCGCGCGAATCGATTCGCCGACGCATGAACCTCTACTGGGGGGTCGAGGGCGTGTTGGTTGAGCGCAAGACCCACACCGACGAACTGTTTGTGCAGGTTGACGACTACCTGCTGAGCACCGGCAAGGCCCAGCGCGGCGACAAAGTGATTGTCGTGGCTGGATCCCCTCCGGGCGTTCCCGGCTCGACGAACGACCTGCGGGTTCACCGTGTCGGTGATGCGCAGGATGCGCTGGCTCCCGCCTATCAGGGACGTCACCTTCGCGACGCCTAG
- a CDS encoding iron chelate uptake ABC transporter family permease subunit, which yields MTTPLFSKSSRDRKTLRDSAERAAAIHRRNLRRDAIVIIVLALVVAAAAAMYVLYGIRGNIEYVIQRRLSSVAALAIVAIAIGVSTTLFQTITANRLLTPSIMGFDSLYILLQTVIVAATGMTGATVFGTTGQFWLEVGAMIGFSVLLYGWLLTTNTRVHKLLLIGVVFGMLFRGISTFLQRVLDPDAFAVLQNTFFASFTDIDKELVPFAAALTAVGCAIAWYDRKRMDVMSLGVPIATNLGVNPRNMRIRMLAVVALLVSVSTALVGPVTFFGLIVVHLAYRSIRVARHALLLPAASLIGMVALILGQVLVERVFKLDITLSIIIEFLGGLLFLALVLRRKHL from the coding sequence ATGACGACCCCGCTGTTCTCCAAATCAAGCCGTGATCGCAAAACGCTCCGAGACAGCGCCGAGCGAGCTGCCGCCATCCATCGACGCAACCTTCGCCGAGATGCGATTGTCATCATCGTATTGGCGCTCGTCGTTGCCGCCGCGGCCGCAATGTACGTGCTGTACGGCATCCGAGGCAACATTGAATACGTGATACAGCGGCGCCTCAGCTCTGTTGCTGCCCTCGCCATCGTTGCGATCGCCATCGGAGTGTCAACGACGCTCTTTCAAACGATCACCGCAAACCGGCTACTCACCCCATCCATCATGGGGTTTGACTCCCTGTACATCCTGCTGCAAACCGTGATCGTCGCCGCTACCGGCATGACCGGGGCGACCGTGTTCGGAACGACCGGACAGTTCTGGCTCGAAGTCGGCGCCATGATCGGTTTTTCGGTACTGCTCTACGGCTGGCTACTCACCACGAACACGCGCGTGCACAAACTGCTGCTGATCGGGGTGGTGTTCGGGATGCTGTTCCGCGGCATCAGCACGTTCCTTCAGCGGGTGCTTGACCCGGATGCCTTCGCCGTTCTGCAGAACACGTTCTTCGCGTCCTTCACCGATATCGATAAAGAACTCGTGCCATTCGCCGCCGCACTCACCGCGGTGGGATGCGCAATCGCCTGGTACGACCGAAAACGAATGGACGTGATGAGCCTCGGGGTTCCGATCGCTACCAACCTGGGGGTCAACCCACGCAATATGCGCATCAGGATGCTTGCCGTTGTGGCGCTGCTCGTGTCGGTATCCACCGCGCTTGTGGGACCAGTCACCTTCTTCGGATTGATCGTGGTGCACCTTGCATACCGCAGCATCCGCGTCGCGCGACATGCGCTGCTGTTACCGGCCGCATCCCTCATCGGCATGGTGGCATTGATTCTGGGACAGGTACTTGTCGAACGAGTCTTCAAACTCGACATCACACTGTCGATCATCATCGAATTTTTGGGCGGGCTGCTATTCCTCGCGCTCGTTCTAAGGAGGAAGCACCTGTGA
- a CDS encoding ABC transporter substrate-binding protein, protein MRIRRFSLLATVAAATLTLTACGAGSAEPGASNNADTPQNADLTVQVADGSEVTLEETPQRVVVLDYASLDTIDAIGAGESVVGVPQKTLPESLEQYKDTIDVGTLKETDFEAVAEADPDLIIISARQADNQKKFEEIAPTINLASDTEHFIDSSITRIEDLAGVFGKQDAVSDKIEALKTQVDELKSTAEKAGPTLFVMSSGGKLSTYGPGSRYGFIFDELGFTPAATDISNDDGHGQEISFEYIAEKNPETMFVIDRDAAIGKSGKAAEQVLDNKLVNSTTAAKNDRITIVDGVNWYLVTGGLNTLPSLLSELSDSLK, encoded by the coding sequence ATGCGCATTCGTCGCTTCTCGCTGCTGGCAACTGTTGCCGCCGCGACCCTGACTCTGACCGCCTGTGGTGCTGGCTCTGCCGAGCCCGGTGCAAGCAATAACGCGGATACGCCGCAGAACGCAGATCTCACGGTTCAGGTCGCAGACGGCAGCGAGGTAACGCTGGAGGAGACCCCACAGCGAGTTGTTGTGCTCGACTACGCGAGCCTCGACACGATCGATGCCATCGGCGCGGGAGAGTCTGTAGTTGGTGTGCCGCAGAAAACTCTGCCCGAATCGCTCGAACAGTACAAGGACACCATCGACGTCGGCACGCTGAAGGAAACCGACTTTGAGGCTGTAGCCGAAGCAGACCCGGACCTCATCATCATCAGCGCCCGCCAGGCCGACAATCAGAAGAAGTTCGAAGAAATCGCGCCCACGATTAATCTCGCATCCGATACCGAACACTTCATCGACTCATCCATTACTCGCATCGAAGACCTCGCCGGTGTATTCGGCAAACAGGATGCAGTCAGCGACAAGATCGAGGCGCTCAAAACCCAGGTTGACGAGTTGAAATCGACCGCAGAGAAGGCGGGACCGACTCTGTTTGTGATGTCCTCGGGTGGAAAACTTTCGACCTACGGACCGGGATCTCGCTACGGGTTCATCTTCGACGAACTCGGTTTCACTCCGGCAGCCACCGATATTTCCAATGATGACGGCCACGGTCAAGAAATCTCCTTCGAGTACATCGCCGAGAAGAACCCCGAGACGATGTTTGTCATTGACCGGGACGCTGCCATCGGTAAGTCCGGGAAAGCAGCAGAACAGGTCCTCGACAACAAGCTCGTTAACTCCACCACAGCCGCCAAGAATGATCGCATCACCATCGTTGACGGTGTGAATTGGTACTTGGTTACCGGAGGGCTCAACACGCTGCCGTCGCTTTTGAGCGAACTGTCTGATTCACTGAAGTAG